A window of the Hordeum vulgare subsp. vulgare chromosome 5H, MorexV3_pseudomolecules_assembly, whole genome shotgun sequence genome harbors these coding sequences:
- the LOC123452921 gene encoding DUF21 domain-containing protein At1g55930, chloroplastic-like yields the protein MASSPPLRPLTQPPSARPIHLTIPPPAGAMAAPSASFPSTATLLLAGSRLPRFQIKSLRAPTKPPYRSASASPHRPWLRGVARRPLLVPMSSSLPPLRVTAAPPPEAEADDESGRLAAARRVAMALVCSALAAVWCHRALAAGASAAGAGAGASTAVEAADVVGWVALRLRGSWPTVLQVLQLLREQGLVLALLLGLSAFFSMAETAITTLWPWKVRELADKEPENGVFKMLRNDVTRFLTTILIGTTVVNIGATAIVTEAATAMFGEAGVSAATGVMTVAVLLLTEITPKSVAVHNATEVARFVVRPIAWLSIILYPVGRIVTIISMGILKLLGLKGRSEPYVTEDELKLMLRGAELSGAIAEDEQDMIENVLEIKDTHVREVMTPLVDVVAIDAAATLIDFKNLWETHQYSRVPVFEERIDNIVGIVYAMDMLEYVEEAEKLKDITVKEIAHMPIYFVPDSMSVWNLLREFRIRQVHMAVVLNEYGGTIGIVTLEDVVEEIVGEIFDENDSKEEIQKKTGNIVMLEDGTFVVDANTSIDDLSEELVVKIPDGHQYETVSGFVCESFGYIPEEGGKMLVILERDKREENDEYQDEGSDNQDGRETTQAYELEILEANARKVSKVRFKPISSECVDVDNKGVNRLMSKKIIKRKKKNSGNSSDSDDDDECPDITENGCPVEPVSYSDDSAELEDAGSSVGTR from the coding sequence ATGGCATCATCCCCCCCGCTCCGTCCCCTCACGCAACCACCCTCCGCCCGTCCAATCCACCTCACAATCCCGCCGCCGGCCGGCGCCATGGCGGCCCCTTCCGCCTCATTCCCCTCCACGGCCACGCTGCTGCTCGCCGGCAGCCGGCTCCCGCGGTTCCAGATCAAGTCGCTCCGAGCCCCCACCAAGCCACCGTAccgctccgcctccgcctccccccACCGCCCGTGGCTCCGCGGCGTCGCCAGGCGCCCCCTGCTCGTCCCCATGTCCTCTTCCCTGCCGCCCCTCCGGGTGACGGCCGCTCCTCCGCCTGAGGCGGAGGCCGATGACGAATCGGGCCGGCTGGCGGCCGCGAGGAGGGTCGCGATGGCGCTGGTCTGCAGCGCGCTGGCGGCGGTGTGGTGCCATCGGGCGCTTGCCGCGGGGGCCTCCGCGGCGGGAGCTGGCGCGGGGGCGTCCACGGCGGTGGAGGCCGCCGATGTGGTCGGTTGGGTGGCGCTGCGGCTCCGAGGAAGCTGGCCGACGGTGCTGCAGGTTCTGCAGCTGCTCAGGGAGCAGGGCCTTGTCCTCGCCCTACTGCTCGGCCTCTCCGCCTTCTTCTCCATGGCCGAGACCGCCATCACCACGCTCTGGCCCTGGAAGGTTCGCGAGCTGGCCGATAAGGAACCCGAGAACGGCGTTTTCAAAATGCTCCGGAACGATGTCACTCGCTTCCTCACAACCATACTCATCGGCACGACTGTGGTCAACATTGGCGCCACAGCAATTGTCACCGAGGCAGCCACGGCGATGTTTGGCGAAGCAGGTGTCAGTGCAGCTACAGGCGTCATGACTGTTGCCGTTCTGCTTCTTACAGAAATCACGCCCAAAAGTGTTGCAGTCCACAATGCCACAGAAGTTGCCAGGTTTGTGGTCAGGCCAATCGCTTGGCTTTCAATCATCCTCTATCCCGTTGGCCGGATTGTTACAATTATATCCATGGGAATTCTGAAGCTCCTAGGCCTGAAAGGAAGAAGCGAGCCATATGTGACTGAAGACGAACTGAAGCTAATGCTCCGGGGAGCGGAGCTGAGTGGTGCAATTGCAGAAGACGAGCAGGACATGATTGAGAATGTACTCGAGATTAAAGACACACATGTCAGGGAGGTGATGACACCGTTGGTAGATGTGGTTGCAATTGATGCAGCCGCAACACTGATTGATTTCAAAAACCTATGGGAAACCCACCAGTACTCTAGAGTTCCTGTATTTGAGGAGCGCATAGATAATATCGTGGGAATTGTATATGCAATGGACATGCTTGAATATGTGGAAGAGGCCGAGAAGTTGAAGGACATCACAGTGAAGGAAATTGCACATATGCCTATATACTTTGTCCCTGATTCAATGTCCGTTTGGAACCTGCTGAGAGAGTTCCGGATCAGGCAGGTTCATATGGCAGTGGTCCTCAATGAGTATGGTGGAACGATTGGTATTGTGACATTAGAAGATGTGGTGGAAGAAATAGTCGGTGAAATCTTCGATGAGAATGATTCAAAGGAGGAAATCCAGAAGAAAACAGGCAACATAGTAATGCTGGAAGATGGAACATTTGTTGTTGATGCAAATACATCGATAGACGATCTATCTGAAGAGCTTGTTGTTAAAATACCAGATGGCCATCAGTATGAGACCGTGTCTGGTTTTGTTTGTGAATCTTTTGGCTATATACCAGAAGAAGGTGGGAAAATGCTTGTGATACTCGAAAGGGATAAAAGAGAGGAGAACGATGAATATCAGGACGAAGGATCTGATAACCAAGATGGCCGAGAAACGACTCAAGCTTATGAACTTGAGATACTTGAAGCTAATGCAAGAAAGGTTAGCAAAGTACGTTTCAAGCCCATAAGCAGTGAATGTGTAGACGTTGACAACAAGGGTGTGAACCGGCTGATGTCAAAAAAGATTAtcaagcggaagaagaagaactctGGTAATTCTTCCGAcagcgatgatgacgacgagtgTCCTGATATAACAGAAAATGGTTGCCCTGTGGAGCCGGTTTCATACTCAGATGATAGTGCGGAGCTAGAAGATGCTGGCAGTTCTGTGGGGACAAGGTAA